A window of Streptomyces sp. DG1A-41 contains these coding sequences:
- a CDS encoding Hsp70 family protein: MTRVVGIDLGTTYCAVAVADRSGSPSIVRNREGENITPSVVMFQGDTVVVGSQAKRSAATAPDHVVQFVKRYMGETNPVYHSESGTPYRPEEISALLLKRLKEDAEIMLGEPVEQAVITVPAYFDDVRRKATQDAGRLAGLEVLRIVNEPTAAALAYGLEQSSADGGEDGEGGGSIGTVLVYDLGGGTFDVTVMRVEDGDYTVIATDGDRNLGGFDWDGALMNHLNGAFMASGGPDLNEDSALQAELRDKAEIAKRTLSNAPQAVVMLSAGGRHEQIRVTREKFEEITAELLDRTRIITEGVLEEAGLGWDGIDRILLVGGSTRMPMVQELIQRLSGREPERGIAQDEVVALGAALVALDAAVRAEEAEEKRKYVGSGASVESAPGDGLARLTKGKVKSIKDVTSQSLGMVTTNSENHDHQYNTVIIPHNTPVPAKKSDIFCTLFDRQRRLLVRVTEGDDEDLAYVKTVGESTIEIPQYPKGAPFEVFYSYDVDGIIHVEVKDGTTGKWLGEFELERPDNLSPEELAEFGDRVARVSTL, translated from the coding sequence GTGACGCGTGTGGTGGGCATCGACCTGGGGACGACGTACTGCGCCGTGGCGGTCGCCGACCGGTCGGGAAGCCCGTCCATCGTCCGCAACCGGGAGGGCGAGAACATCACACCGTCCGTGGTGATGTTCCAGGGCGACACCGTTGTCGTCGGCTCCCAGGCGAAGCGGTCTGCGGCCACGGCTCCCGACCACGTGGTGCAGTTCGTCAAGCGCTACATGGGGGAGACCAACCCGGTCTACCACTCGGAGTCCGGTACGCCGTACCGGCCTGAGGAGATCTCCGCTCTGCTACTCAAACGCCTCAAGGAAGATGCCGAGATCATGTTGGGCGAGCCCGTCGAGCAGGCGGTGATCACCGTACCCGCGTACTTCGACGACGTCCGGCGCAAGGCGACGCAGGACGCCGGGCGGCTCGCCGGGCTCGAGGTGCTGCGTATCGTCAACGAGCCCACCGCGGCCGCGCTCGCCTATGGCCTCGAGCAGTCCTCCGCGGACGGCGGGGAAGACGGGGAGGGTGGTGGGAGCATCGGCACCGTACTCGTCTACGACCTGGGCGGCGGCACCTTCGACGTCACCGTCATGCGGGTCGAGGACGGCGACTACACGGTGATTGCCACCGACGGGGACCGCAACCTCGGCGGATTCGACTGGGACGGCGCGCTGATGAACCACCTCAACGGCGCGTTCATGGCCTCGGGCGGTCCGGACCTCAATGAGGACAGCGCGCTTCAGGCTGAGCTGCGCGACAAGGCGGAGATCGCCAAGCGGACCCTCTCCAACGCCCCACAGGCCGTCGTGATGCTCTCCGCCGGCGGCCGCCACGAGCAGATCCGGGTGACCCGCGAGAAGTTCGAGGAGATCACCGCCGAGCTGCTCGACCGCACCCGCATCATCACCGAGGGTGTGCTGGAGGAGGCCGGCCTCGGCTGGGACGGCATCGACCGGATACTGCTGGTCGGCGGCTCCACCCGGATGCCCATGGTGCAGGAGCTGATCCAACGGCTCTCCGGCAGGGAGCCGGAGCGCGGCATCGCCCAGGACGAGGTGGTCGCGCTCGGCGCCGCACTGGTCGCGCTGGATGCCGCGGTGCGCGCCGAGGAGGCGGAGGAGAAGCGGAAGTACGTCGGCAGCGGCGCGAGCGTCGAGTCCGCCCCCGGCGACGGCCTGGCCCGCCTCACCAAGGGGAAGGTGAAGTCCATCAAAGACGTCACCTCGCAGTCTCTCGGCATGGTCACGACCAACTCGGAGAACCACGACCACCAGTACAACACGGTGATCATCCCGCACAACACGCCCGTGCCGGCCAAGAAGAGCGACATCTTCTGCACTCTCTTCGACCGGCAACGGCGGCTCCTGGTACGGGTGACGGAGGGCGACGACGAGGACCTGGCGTACGTGAAGACGGTCGGGGAGAGCACCATCGAGATCCCGCAGTACCCGAAGGGCGCGCCGTTCGAGGTGTTCTACTCCTACGACGTCGACGGCATCATCCACGTCGAGGTGAAGGACGGCACCACGGGCAAGTGGCTCGGCGAGTTCGAGCTCGAACGTCCCGACAACCTGAGCCCGGAAGAGCTGGCCGAGTTCGGTGACCGTGTCGCCCGCGTCTCGACCCTGTAG
- a CDS encoding tetratricopeptide repeat protein: MTTDDIPDYYAEFGIDRAATADQVSRQLDRAFRTWSSRASRGPDAKKRREAEDKVELIYEARKELLDATRRHAYDRRLDQARQRPRSPEPAPQPQPQPQSAQHGRDWVKHARRLMSEGDDEGALYELRQAVHHDEGNGDAWRLLGALHAKQGQLGDALQEFQRARALYPGDALTHSLIARVYEQLGDHVTAANWHLTAAQLAPADVDLQITAADSLYRTGRYDEALSTYERALAEWPGHNGVSNQIGWIWLRRAEGAMVWHPTRQRYVIASADSVPVVTHCVGQALAVGVSDVELRDRLTAYRVDAAEALGRTWRWYKSMASVMGVCVALMLTLPDPLGLLPLAGFFGLPIAMGVKPRWRHTYNDLRPR; the protein is encoded by the coding sequence ATGACGACCGACGACATCCCCGACTACTACGCGGAGTTCGGCATCGACCGTGCCGCGACCGCGGACCAGGTCTCCCGGCAGCTCGACCGGGCCTTCCGCACCTGGTCGAGCCGGGCCAGCCGGGGCCCCGACGCCAAGAAGCGACGGGAGGCCGAGGACAAGGTCGAGCTGATCTACGAGGCACGGAAGGAACTGCTCGACGCCACCCGGCGCCACGCCTACGACCGCCGGCTGGACCAGGCGCGGCAGCGCCCCCGCTCACCGGAGCCCGCGCCGCAACCGCAACCGCAACCGCAGTCAGCCCAGCACGGCCGGGACTGGGTGAAGCACGCCCGCAGGCTGATGAGCGAGGGCGACGACGAGGGCGCGCTGTACGAGCTGCGGCAGGCCGTGCACCACGACGAGGGCAACGGCGACGCCTGGCGGCTGCTCGGTGCCCTCCACGCCAAGCAAGGTCAGTTGGGCGACGCGTTGCAGGAGTTCCAGCGGGCTCGTGCACTGTACCCCGGCGACGCGCTCACCCACTCTCTGATCGCCCGGGTCTACGAGCAGCTAGGCGATCACGTCACCGCCGCCAACTGGCACCTGACGGCGGCTCAGCTCGCACCCGCCGACGTCGACCTCCAGATCACCGCCGCCGACAGCCTCTACCGGACCGGCCGCTACGACGAGGCACTGAGCACATACGAACGAGCCCTGGCGGAGTGGCCCGGCCACAACGGCGTCAGCAACCAGATCGGCTGGATCTGGTTACGGCGCGCCGAGGGCGCCATGGTCTGGCACCCGACCAGGCAGCGGTACGTCATCGCCTCGGCGGACAGTGTCCCGGTGGTCACGCACTGCGTGGGCCAAGCGCTGGCCGTCGGTGTCTCGGATGTCGAGCTCCGCGACCGGCTGACCGCGTACCGGGTGGATGCGGCCGAGGCACTCGGCAGGACCTGGCGCTGGTACAAGAGCATGGCCTCGGTCATGGGCGTCTGCGTCGCGCTGATGCTCACGCTGCCGGATCCGCTCGGTCTGCTGCCCCTTGCCGGGTTCTTCGGGCTGCCGATCGCGATGGGCGTCAAGCCGCGATGGCGGCACACCTACAACGACCTGCGCCCGCGCTGA
- the grpE gene encoding nucleotide exchange factor GrpE: MTTPPFVPQPGEPHVPPPPEPAEPPQDPRPGPVAEPGPDPAPAPPATAPGPDPFAVVADAVDGMRDELAALGDQFRRRLLNDREARRSLDGLLTELDHTRKAAEGRIVQPLLYDLVLLVDRVERQAAQGDAFAGSVAAELLALLEKYGMTRIPVTRGPFNPDMQEAVGAIAALSPEQSGEIAEVVRHGYRMDERVVRPQQVRVYNDR; this comes from the coding sequence ATGACCACACCACCGTTCGTGCCCCAGCCGGGGGAGCCGCACGTCCCACCGCCCCCGGAGCCGGCCGAACCGCCGCAGGACCCGCGGCCCGGCCCTGTCGCGGAACCCGGGCCCGACCCCGCTCCCGCTCCCCCGGCCACCGCGCCGGGGCCCGACCCGTTCGCCGTCGTGGCCGACGCGGTCGACGGCATGCGCGACGAACTGGCCGCACTCGGTGACCAGTTTCGCCGACGGCTGCTCAACGACCGGGAGGCCCGCCGCAGCCTCGACGGTCTGCTGACCGAGCTCGACCACACGCGCAAGGCCGCCGAGGGCCGCATCGTGCAGCCGCTGCTCTACGACCTCGTACTCCTCGTCGACCGGGTCGAGCGGCAGGCCGCGCAGGGCGACGCCTTCGCCGGCTCCGTCGCCGCGGAGCTGCTGGCTCTGCTGGAGAAGTACGGCATGACCCGCATCCCCGTCACCCGCGGCCCGTTCAACCCCGACATGCAGGAGGCCGTCGGGGCGATCGCCGCGCTCTCCCCGGAACAGAGCGGCGAGATCGCGGAAGTGGTGCGGCACGGCTACCGGATGGATGAGCGCGTCGTGCGGCCGCAACAAGTCCGCGTCTATAACGACCGGTGA
- a CDS encoding caspase family protein, producing MGTVYALLTGINTYTANRCTPLAGCLNDIEAAEEMLLRRAGGRLELSKSLNGDATVSAVETAIRRHLGQAGPGDTALFWFSGHGTEKPATERVHLDIEATGRYQALVCADGLLVDKRLGALLNEVAAGGAHTVAVLDCCYAGGATRGRHLTPRFASPDPAWFAAAARDARLPEQPARHVLLAATRLDQPSYEGRFGGRTHGLFTYALLGALRAAGPAATYREVHAATRSRLQVSCEYQRPTLTPAEPGGVADQPFLGGAGAREPSPYLLWEDRQDGWQVDCGSGHGLPPGPGTEFRVTRPDTPRRAPERTEAVGRTVRAVTVDSERTLVEPVGWAPEPARVYPVALSALAVPAASVALSAPGDPAAARALERAVAEAGPGAGPSPLLRLVGRPEEAGGLLFRVEAREGLAHVLRRDGSPFVHPLPMAGAEDADRVAACLIHLTRWHRLRDLEAPFGPLTGRVRLEITPWDSDVPLVPDGNGEVVCRYGLGPAGPVPPLVSVRIRHRATTGRRLWCVLLDLTDSYASHTGLFDDGRFVGPGRIAYALDNRPVQLSLPPHRPPRPGAFVRDWLKLIVCEGELNTVPFHLDRWDPLAPLGSRDTALRHADGVLRFDAPERSSRDAGPGEAGGPGQWATQTVQVRTVVPQW from the coding sequence ATGGGAACCGTTTACGCCCTGCTCACGGGCATCAACACCTACACCGCCAACCGTTGCACACCGCTCGCAGGGTGTCTCAACGACATCGAGGCCGCCGAAGAGATGCTGCTGCGACGCGCCGGCGGGCGGCTCGAGCTCAGTAAGTCGCTGAACGGCGACGCCACCGTGAGCGCTGTCGAGACGGCCATCCGACGCCACCTCGGACAGGCGGGGCCCGGGGACACGGCGCTGTTCTGGTTCTCCGGCCACGGCACCGAGAAGCCGGCCACCGAACGAGTGCACCTGGACATCGAGGCCACCGGCCGCTACCAGGCCCTCGTCTGCGCGGACGGCCTGCTCGTCGACAAACGCCTCGGCGCGCTCCTCAACGAGGTGGCCGCGGGCGGCGCCCACACGGTCGCGGTCCTGGATTGCTGCTACGCCGGCGGCGCCACCCGCGGCCGGCACCTCACTCCGCGCTTCGCGTCCCCCGACCCCGCCTGGTTCGCGGCGGCCGCACGCGACGCCCGCCTTCCCGAGCAGCCGGCCCGGCATGTGCTGCTCGCCGCCACCCGGCTCGACCAGCCCTCCTACGAGGGCCGGTTCGGCGGCCGGACGCATGGTCTGTTCACGTACGCCCTGCTGGGCGCGCTGCGCGCGGCAGGGCCGGCCGCGACGTACCGCGAGGTGCACGCCGCCACCCGGTCCCGGCTGCAGGTCTCCTGCGAGTACCAGCGGCCGACGCTGACACCCGCCGAACCCGGCGGGGTTGCCGACCAGCCGTTCCTCGGCGGAGCCGGGGCGCGCGAGCCCAGCCCGTACCTGCTGTGGGAGGACCGGCAGGACGGCTGGCAGGTCGACTGCGGCAGCGGCCACGGCCTACCCCCGGGGCCGGGCACCGAGTTCCGGGTGACCCGGCCCGATACTCCCCGGCGGGCTCCTGAGCGGACGGAGGCCGTGGGCCGGACGGTCAGGGCCGTGACCGTGGACTCGGAACGCACGCTCGTCGAGCCGGTGGGCTGGGCCCCGGAGCCGGCGCGGGTCTACCCGGTGGCTCTCTCCGCACTGGCCGTGCCGGCGGCCTCGGTCGCCCTGTCCGCACCCGGCGACCCCGCCGCGGCTCGGGCGCTGGAGCGGGCGGTCGCCGAAGCCGGGCCCGGCGCCGGGCCCTCCCCGCTGCTGCGCCTCGTCGGTCGGCCGGAGGAGGCCGGCGGCCTGCTGTTCCGGGTCGAGGCCCGCGAGGGCCTGGCTCACGTGCTGCGGCGCGACGGCTCCCCCTTCGTCCACCCGCTGCCGATGGCCGGGGCCGAGGACGCGGACCGGGTCGCGGCCTGCCTCATCCACCTGACCCGCTGGCACCGGCTCCGCGACCTCGAGGCGCCTTTCGGCCCACTGACGGGACGGGTCCGGCTGGAGATCACGCCATGGGACAGCGACGTCCCGCTGGTGCCGGACGGCAACGGAGAGGTCGTCTGCCGGTACGGCCTCGGACCCGCCGGCCCCGTGCCGCCACTGGTCTCCGTACGGATCCGCCACCGGGCCACCACGGGCCGCCGGCTGTGGTGCGTCCTGCTCGACCTCACCGACAGCTACGCCTCCCACACCGGGCTCTTCGACGACGGCCGGTTCGTCGGCCCCGGCCGCATCGCGTACGCCCTGGACAACCGGCCCGTCCAGCTGTCCCTGCCGCCGCACCGGCCGCCGCGGCCCGGCGCGTTCGTACGGGACTGGCTGAAGCTGATCGTCTGCGAGGGCGAGCTGAACACCGTGCCCTTCCATCTCGACCGCTGGGACCCGCTCGCGCCCCTCGGCAGCCGGGATACCGCCCTCCGGCACGCGGACGGGGTGCTGCGGTTCGACGCGCCGGAGCGGAGCAGCAGGGACGCCGGGCCGGGGGAAGCGGGCGGGCCTGGGCAGTGGGCCACGCAGACGGTTCAGGTGCGCACCGTCGTGCCCCAGTGGTGA
- a CDS encoding SDR family oxidoreductase, with protein MSLLAGKTVVVSGVGAGLGRQVAAAVVRDGGRAVLGARTEAKLAKTAAELDPDGSRTAYRVTDIADEGQCEALAGLALERFGRLDAVIHVAATDSYFGGLEDADFEAWRTVLDVNLLGTLRMTRACLPALKEGGGGSVVFVGTQSAVAAPSRVRQAAYAASKGALTSAMYSLARELGPYRIRVNTVLPGWMWGPPVRAYVRFAADEEGVSEAEVLGRLTGRTALPDLATDADVADTTVFLASDRARAITGQSLLVNAGELMR; from the coding sequence ATGTCACTGCTCGCGGGGAAGACGGTCGTCGTGTCGGGGGTCGGGGCGGGCCTGGGGCGGCAGGTGGCGGCGGCCGTCGTACGGGACGGGGGCCGGGCCGTGCTCGGGGCCCGTACGGAGGCGAAGCTGGCGAAGACGGCCGCCGAGCTCGATCCGGACGGGTCGCGCACGGCGTACCGGGTGACCGACATCGCCGACGAGGGGCAGTGCGAAGCGCTGGCGGGGCTGGCGCTGGAGCGGTTCGGGCGGCTCGACGCGGTGATTCACGTGGCCGCGACGGACAGTTACTTCGGCGGTCTGGAGGATGCGGACTTCGAGGCGTGGCGCACGGTGCTGGACGTGAACCTGCTGGGCACGCTCCGGATGACCCGGGCGTGCCTGCCGGCGCTGAAGGAAGGCGGCGGGGGCTCGGTGGTGTTCGTCGGGACGCAGTCGGCGGTGGCGGCTCCGTCGCGGGTGCGACAGGCGGCGTACGCGGCGTCGAAGGGGGCGCTGACGAGCGCGATGTACTCGCTGGCGCGAGAGCTGGGGCCGTACCGGATCCGGGTCAACACCGTGCTGCCGGGCTGGATGTGGGGCCCGCCAGTGCGGGCGTACGTACGGTTCGCCGCCGACGAGGAAGGCGTGTCGGAGGCGGAGGTGCTGGGCAGGCTGACGGGTCGTACGGCACTGCCGGATCTCGCGACGGACGCGGACGTGGCGGACACGACGGTGTTCCTGGCCTCGGACCGGGCGCGGGCGATCACGGGCCAGTCGCTGCTGGTGAACGCAGGTGAGCTGATGCGCTGA
- a CDS encoding sodium:solute symporter family protein, protein MNGLDWAVLIGYFAVMVAIGVWSHKRVDNVSDFFTAGGKMPWWLSGISHHMSGYSAVMFTGYAGIAYTYGVTSFVTWSFPIALGIAIGSKLFAPRINRLRSRLHVASPLEYLKNRYDLKTQQALAWSGMLLKIVDVGAKWAAIATLLSVFTGISLNQGILITGGITAIYCTIGGLWADALTELGQFIIQLLAGIAMFVAVFVRLDDHGGFFGVWDSPELQGHEKPLVGPYGTVFLLAFLFIKLFEYNGGMLNQAQRYMATPNAKEAERSARLSAILWLVWPLVLFFPMWMSPLLVESQKADGSDSYALMTEQLLPHGLLGLVIVGFFSHTMAMCSSDANAIAAVFTRDCAPVIWARARAWNQSQGLRVARIATVVFLGLSMAAATQVNSPTFKDIITVVIKWVAGLMGPMAIPMMLGLLRAFRRSGPTAALVSWSMGLLAFWLVNYPINWNVEGGVPLQYQVSIPLAVSLVLYILVGYVKPEDTPERLALIEKINTDGDGTAAAAVPAPTGPADEVVRTTVKD, encoded by the coding sequence ATGAACGGTCTCGACTGGGCCGTGCTCATCGGCTACTTCGCCGTGATGGTCGCGATCGGCGTCTGGTCGCACAAACGCGTGGACAACGTCAGCGACTTCTTCACCGCCGGCGGCAAGATGCCGTGGTGGCTCTCCGGCATCTCCCACCACATGTCGGGCTACAGCGCGGTGATGTTCACCGGGTACGCGGGCATCGCCTACACCTACGGCGTCACGTCCTTCGTCACCTGGTCCTTCCCGATCGCCCTCGGCATCGCCATCGGTTCCAAGCTGTTCGCGCCGCGCATCAACCGGCTGCGCTCACGACTCCATGTGGCCTCCCCGCTGGAGTACCTGAAGAACCGTTACGACCTGAAGACCCAACAGGCGCTGGCCTGGTCCGGCATGCTGCTGAAGATCGTGGACGTGGGCGCGAAGTGGGCGGCGATCGCGACGCTGCTGTCCGTCTTCACGGGGATCTCCCTCAACCAGGGCATCCTCATCACCGGCGGCATCACGGCGATCTACTGCACGATCGGCGGCCTCTGGGCGGACGCGCTGACCGAACTCGGCCAGTTCATCATCCAGTTGCTGGCCGGCATCGCGATGTTCGTGGCCGTGTTCGTACGGCTCGACGACCACGGCGGCTTCTTCGGCGTCTGGGACTCCCCCGAGCTCCAGGGCCATGAGAAACCGCTGGTCGGCCCCTACGGCACGGTGTTCCTGCTGGCGTTCCTCTTCATCAAGCTCTTCGAGTACAACGGCGGCATGCTCAACCAGGCCCAGCGCTACATGGCCACGCCCAACGCCAAGGAGGCCGAGCGGTCGGCCCGGCTGTCGGCGATCCTCTGGCTGGTCTGGCCGCTGGTGCTGTTCTTCCCCATGTGGATGTCCCCGCTGCTGGTCGAGTCGCAGAAGGCCGACGGCTCCGACTCCTACGCCCTGATGACCGAACAGCTCCTGCCGCACGGCCTGCTGGGCCTGGTCATCGTCGGCTTCTTCTCGCACACCATGGCCATGTGCTCCTCGGACGCCAACGCCATCGCGGCCGTGTTCACCCGGGACTGCGCGCCGGTGATCTGGGCACGGGCCCGGGCCTGGAACCAGAGCCAGGGCCTGCGGGTCGCCCGGATCGCGACGGTCGTCTTCCTCGGTCTGTCCATGGCGGCGGCGACGCAGGTCAACTCCCCGACGTTCAAGGACATCATCACGGTCGTCATCAAGTGGGTGGCCGGTCTGATGGGCCCGATGGCGATCCCGATGATGCTGGGCCTGCTGCGGGCGTTCCGCCGCTCCGGCCCGACGGCGGCCCTCGTCAGCTGGTCGATGGGCCTGCTCGCCTTCTGGCTGGTGAACTACCCGATCAACTGGAACGTCGAGGGCGGCGTGCCGCTCCAGTACCAGGTGTCGATCCCGCTGGCGGTGTCCCTGGTCCTCTACATCCTCGTCGGCTACGTCAAGCCGGAGGACACCCCGGAGCGGCTGGCGCTCATCGAAAAGATCAACACGGACGGGGACGGGACGGCGGCGGCCGCGGTTCCGGCACCGACCGGGCCGGCGGACGAGGTGGTGCGGACGACGGTCAAGGACTGA
- a CDS encoding DUF4097 family beta strand repeat-containing protein, translated as MQKFDTPAPISAVLDVPAGRIQFIAADRADTTVEVLPANPSKRRDTETAERTTVAYADGVLRITASASGNQLLGPSGALEVTVQLPAGSRVEARADSAELRGVGRLGDVVFDGAYRRIKIDEAASLRLTAIDGDVEVGRLGGPAEISSARGDIRIAEAVRGTVVLRTQSGDISVVAAAGVPAALDAGTGYGRVSNSLKNDGTAELDIRATTSHGDITARSL; from the coding sequence ATGCAGAAGTTCGACACCCCCGCCCCGATCTCCGCCGTCCTGGACGTCCCGGCCGGACGCATCCAGTTCATCGCCGCGGACCGCGCCGACACCACCGTCGAGGTCCTGCCCGCCAACCCCTCCAAGAGGCGCGACACCGAGACCGCCGAGCGGACCACCGTCGCCTACGCCGACGGCGTCCTGCGGATCACGGCCTCGGCCTCCGGCAACCAGCTCCTCGGCCCGTCCGGAGCCCTGGAGGTCACGGTCCAACTGCCCGCCGGCTCCCGCGTCGAGGCCAGGGCCGACAGCGCCGAGCTCCGCGGCGTCGGGCGCCTCGGCGACGTCGTCTTCGACGGCGCGTACCGCCGGATCAAGATCGACGAAGCCGCGAGCCTCCGCCTCACCGCGATCGACGGCGACGTCGAGGTCGGCCGGCTGGGCGGGCCCGCGGAGATCAGCTCCGCGAGGGGCGACATCCGGATCGCCGAGGCCGTGCGCGGCACGGTCGTGCTCCGCACCCAGTCCGGCGACATCTCGGTCGTCGCCGCCGCGGGTGTCCCGGCCGCCCTGGACGCCGGCACCGGCTACGGACGCGTCAGCAACTCCCTCAAGAACGACGGCACCGCCGAACTCGACATCCGCGCCACCACCTCGCACGGCGACATCACCGCCCGCAGCCTCTGA
- a CDS encoding alpha/beta hydrolase, whose product MTKNSTSSTSSSSSTWTGMVPVDDTALAVTDTGGPGIPVVYLNGQFATQGYWRRVIAELGTGWRHITYDERARGKSKRSADYSFEAAVRDVDAVLAARGVDRALMVGWSYGAVVAAHWANRNPERAVGAVLVDGAFPYDWLDEAMERQIRKLFRRLGWFMPLLRPTGLTPRMTAGQQADSNIELGKLSRERELGPVLDGITVPVRYVVASGSSFGSRGDEQERIRTGLDAVTAGNPNIRISAKVASNHGALLKKDFPAIAEAVREVAALDRGGR is encoded by the coding sequence ATGACGAAGAACAGCACTTCCTCGACCAGTTCGAGCAGTTCGACGTGGACCGGCATGGTGCCGGTCGACGACACGGCCCTGGCCGTCACCGACACCGGCGGCCCCGGGATCCCGGTGGTCTACCTCAACGGCCAGTTCGCCACCCAGGGGTACTGGCGACGGGTCATCGCCGAACTGGGCACGGGGTGGCGGCACATCACCTACGACGAGCGGGCCCGCGGCAAGTCGAAGCGTTCGGCGGACTACTCCTTCGAGGCCGCCGTCCGGGATGTCGACGCCGTTCTCGCGGCCAGGGGCGTGGACCGGGCGCTGATGGTCGGCTGGTCCTACGGGGCGGTCGTCGCGGCGCACTGGGCCAACCGGAATCCGGAGCGTGCCGTGGGCGCGGTCCTGGTCGACGGCGCGTTCCCGTACGACTGGCTGGACGAGGCCATGGAGCGGCAGATCCGGAAGCTGTTTCGGCGGTTGGGCTGGTTCATGCCGCTGCTGCGCCCGACGGGCCTGACCCCGCGGATGACCGCCGGCCAGCAGGCCGACAGCAACATCGAGCTCGGCAAGCTCTCCCGGGAGCGCGAGCTGGGCCCCGTGCTGGACGGCATCACCGTCCCGGTGCGGTACGTGGTCGCCTCCGGGTCGTCCTTCGGAAGCCGCGGTGATGAGCAGGAACGGATACGCACCGGCCTCGACGCGGTGACCGCCGGCAACCCGAACATCCGGATCAGCGCGAAGGTCGCCAGCAACCACGGCGCGCTCCTCAAGAAGGACTTTCCGGCCATCGCCGAGGCCGTACGCGAGGTCGCCGCCCTCGACCGCGGGGGGCGCTGA
- a CDS encoding cobalamin B12-binding domain-containing protein yields the protein MTAPIRVVIAKPGLDGHDRGAKVVARALRDAGVEVVYTGLHQTPRRIVDTAIQEDADGIGLSVLSGAHMTLFAEVLGLLDEADARDITVFGGGIIPEADIPLLREMGVAAVFTPGCPTPDITRWVTDRLAPRPVR from the coding sequence ATGACCGCACCGATCCGTGTCGTGATCGCCAAGCCCGGCCTGGACGGGCACGACCGTGGAGCCAAGGTAGTCGCCCGTGCCCTGCGGGACGCGGGTGTCGAGGTCGTCTACACGGGGCTCCACCAGACACCGCGCCGGATCGTCGACACGGCGATCCAGGAAGACGCCGACGGCATCGGCCTCTCGGTGCTCTCCGGCGCCCATATGACGCTCTTCGCGGAGGTCCTCGGACTCCTCGACGAAGCGGACGCGCGCGACATCACGGTGTTCGGGGGCGGCATCATCCCCGAGGCCGACATCCCGCTGCTCCGGGAGATGGGCGTGGCCGCGGTCTTCACTCCCGGATGCCCCACCCCGGACATCACCCGCTGGGTGACCGACCGCCTGGCTCCTCGTCCCGTGAGGTAG